One genomic segment of Synechocystis sp. LKSZ1 includes these proteins:
- a CDS encoding ABC transporter ATP-binding protein, which translates to MAFLCTLVFTVFWPILAWLVGRMAKSIGEGNVQAILALAGVAAAIFLIRGAAQYGQDSLMAKAALTIAFDLRRRVYSHVQRLSLSYFEQAKTGDLTYRLTEDIDRIGEVINKLFHDFVPSVLQLVVVFGYMFWLNWALTCAVLVVAPLMAVLIGFFGEQLLKLSRRSQNRISNLSSLLTESFAGIRLVKAFAAEDYQLGRFSEEAIQHRRAQYSAEQVKALQFVVVGFLEAMAVVFLFCLAAWQISLGNLTGIGFISYVTAVAMLIDPISHITSDYNLFKQGEASIDRIFELLALEPAVQNHPQAVDLPQMRGAVVYDNVGFEYLPGRLVLQEINLSAQPGEMIALVGASGAGKSTLVNLLMRLYNASSGKVLIDGQDVQAITLKSLRNQIAMVPQENILFSGTIAENIAFGQTDLDLAAIEAAAKVANAHDFIMELSQGYHTYVGERGVNLSGGQRQRIAIARAILRNPAILILDEATSALDSESEALVQEALDRITQERTVFVIAHRLATVRRAHRIIVLEQGKIIEMGTHDSLIAQQGRYARFHAQQFAQ; encoded by the coding sequence CTGGCCTTTCTCTGTACTTTAGTTTTTACCGTCTTTTGGCCGATCCTGGCTTGGCTGGTGGGCCGCATGGCCAAGTCCATTGGTGAGGGTAATGTCCAAGCAATTTTGGCCCTAGCAGGAGTGGCGGCGGCTATTTTTCTGATACGGGGGGCCGCGCAGTATGGCCAGGATTCTTTGATGGCCAAGGCGGCCCTGACCATTGCCTTTGACCTACGCCGTCGAGTCTATAGCCATGTGCAACGGCTGAGTTTGAGTTATTTTGAACAGGCTAAAACGGGGGATTTGACCTATCGTCTGACGGAGGATATTGACCGCATTGGTGAGGTGATCAATAAACTTTTCCACGATTTTGTGCCCTCGGTGTTGCAGTTGGTGGTGGTCTTTGGCTATATGTTTTGGCTGAATTGGGCCTTGACCTGTGCGGTGTTGGTGGTGGCCCCCTTGATGGCGGTCTTGATTGGCTTTTTTGGGGAGCAGTTACTGAAGTTGAGCCGTCGTAGTCAGAATCGCATTTCTAACCTATCGTCCCTCTTGACTGAAAGTTTTGCGGGGATACGGCTGGTCAAGGCCTTTGCTGCCGAGGACTATCAATTGGGCCGGTTTAGCGAAGAAGCGATCCAGCATCGTCGGGCGCAATATTCTGCGGAGCAAGTCAAGGCGCTGCAGTTTGTTGTAGTGGGTTTCCTTGAAGCCATGGCTGTGGTTTTTTTGTTCTGCTTAGCGGCCTGGCAAATTTCTTTGGGGAACTTAACAGGCATTGGCTTTATTAGCTACGTGACCGCCGTGGCCATGCTGATTGACCCGATTAGCCATATCACCAGTGATTACAATCTCTTTAAGCAAGGGGAAGCTTCCATTGACCGGATTTTTGAACTCCTGGCCCTAGAACCTGCGGTGCAAAACCATCCTCAAGCTGTCGATCTGCCCCAAATGAGGGGGGCCGTCGTTTATGACAATGTGGGGTTTGAATACCTACCGGGTCGGCTCGTCTTGCAGGAGATTAATCTGTCGGCCCAACCCGGGGAAATGATTGCCCTCGTCGGGGCCTCCGGTGCCGGCAAGAGTACCCTGGTCAATTTATTGATGCGTCTCTACAACGCCAGCAGTGGCAAAGTTCTGATCGATGGACAGGATGTCCAAGCTATCACCCTCAAAAGCCTGCGGAACCAGATTGCCATGGTGCCCCAGGAAAATATTCTTTTTTCGGGGACGATTGCGGAAAATATTGCCTTTGGTCAAACTGACTTAGATCTTGCGGCCATTGAAGCGGCGGCGAAGGTGGCCAACGCCCACGACTTTATTATGGAACTCTCCCAGGGCTACCATACTTACGTCGGGGAGCGGGGGGTTAACCTCTCCGGGGGCCAACGTCAACGCATTGCCATTGCGCGGGCCATTCTCCGTAATCCAGCCATTCTCATTCTGGATGAAGCGACTTCGGCCCTAGACTCTGAATCCGAGGCCCTGGTGCAGGAGGCCCTCGACCGCATTACCCAGGAACGAACGGTCTTTGTGATTGCCCATCGCCTGGCCACCGTGCGCCGAGCCCACCGCATTATTGTCCTAGAGCAGGGCAAAATCATCGAAATGGGTACCCATGACAGCTTGATTGCCCAACAGGGGCGCTATGCCCGTTTCCATGCCCAACAGTTTGCCCAGTGA
- a CDS encoding lipid-A-disaccharide synthase: MSPVDILILSNGPGEVMTWVRPVVERLHQILGAERPWVRISLMLSPCPHAMGKEAEVARRYPEIDRVQESQYFFDFLLWGKTRDHWDWHSQGVVVFLGGDQFYTLLAGRRLDYRTVVYGEWEARWYRWLDAFGVMNESVRQSVPAKYRDKLKVIGDLMADVGPDQSPPQESGSDVRIGLLPGSKASKLAQGVPLCLATAEQIKKAWPDSYFQLFVAPTVDLPALANYADLQRNPLAAYFGQVGGQIHGAFLTTTGGLEIELVTQFPADAELGKLTCAITTVGANTAQLGALGIPMVVLLPTQQLDAMRSWDGLPGLLARLPGLGSLLARGINALILRQNRRFAWPNIWAKREIVPELVGQLTPQQVAGLVVDWLAHPEKLQAIRADLRAVRGQPGATQGLVDLILEQMQSMGWTPQDSLR, from the coding sequence ATGTCGCCCGTTGATATTTTGATCTTGTCCAATGGCCCTGGTGAAGTCATGACCTGGGTTCGTCCCGTGGTGGAGCGCCTCCACCAAATCCTGGGAGCAGAGCGGCCGTGGGTTCGCATCTCCCTGATGCTGTCTCCCTGTCCCCACGCCATGGGTAAAGAAGCGGAGGTGGCCCGTCGGTACCCCGAGATTGACCGGGTTCAGGAAAGTCAGTATTTTTTTGATTTTTTGCTCTGGGGCAAAACCCGAGACCATTGGGATTGGCATTCCCAAGGCGTAGTCGTCTTTCTGGGCGGCGATCAGTTTTACACTCTGCTGGCGGGCCGTCGTTTAGACTATCGCACTGTTGTTTACGGTGAATGGGAGGCTCGGTGGTATCGTTGGCTCGATGCCTTTGGCGTGATGAATGAATCGGTTCGTCAGTCTGTTCCCGCTAAGTATCGAGACAAGTTAAAGGTAATTGGCGATCTCATGGCTGATGTCGGGCCGGATCAATCTCCTCCCCAGGAGTCTGGATCAGACGTTCGGATTGGCCTGTTACCTGGTTCCAAGGCCAGTAAATTGGCCCAGGGGGTTCCCCTATGTTTAGCCACCGCAGAACAGATTAAAAAGGCCTGGCCAGATAGCTATTTTCAATTGTTTGTCGCGCCAACAGTCGATCTACCGGCCCTGGCCAATTACGCCGATCTCCAACGCAATCCCCTCGCAGCTTATTTTGGGCAAGTCGGGGGTCAAATTCACGGTGCCTTCCTGACAACTACTGGGGGCCTTGAGATTGAACTCGTGACCCAATTTCCGGCCGATGCTGAACTTGGCAAGCTGACCTGTGCCATCACAACCGTCGGTGCCAATACCGCCCAGTTGGGGGCCCTGGGCATTCCTATGGTTGTCCTCCTGCCGACCCAACAATTAGATGCTATGCGCAGTTGGGATGGTTTACCGGGCCTGTTGGCCCGATTGCCAGGCCTGGGGTCACTCTTGGCACGGGGAATTAATGCTCTGATTCTCCGTCAAAATCGACGGTTTGCCTGGCCCAATATCTGGGCAAAACGGGAGATTGTGCCGGAATTAGTGGGCCAGTTAACGCCCCAGCAGGTAGCTGGGTTGGTCGTGGATTGGTTGGCCCATCCTGAAAAATTACAGGCCATTCGAGCGGATTTAAGGGCCGTGCGGGGCCAGCCCGGCGCCACCCAGGGCCTGGTCGATCTGATTCTGGAACAAATGCAATCAATGGGTTGGACGCCACAGGATAGTTTGCGTTAA
- a CDS encoding photosystem I assembly protein Ycf4, with protein MSGSTATQSNRVLRQTVLGSRRLSNYFWAVISSIGGIGFLLAGLSSYLGTNLLLVSDTSSLQFIPQGVALSFYGVAGSLVALYLWLTMALNVGGGFNEFNHETGTVTIFRWGFPGKNRRIELTSPITDVQAVRAEIKEGVNPKRALYLKVKQKRDIPLTRVGQPISLSQLENQGAELARFLGVPLEGL; from the coding sequence ATGAGTGGATCGACCGCAACTCAGTCTAACCGAGTTCTCCGCCAGACGGTTTTGGGGTCTCGCCGGTTGAGTAACTATTTTTGGGCTGTCATCTCCTCCATTGGGGGAATTGGCTTTCTTTTAGCCGGGCTTTCCAGTTATTTGGGCACCAACTTGTTACTGGTCAGCGACACCTCTAGCCTGCAATTTATTCCCCAGGGGGTTGCCCTCTCCTTCTATGGTGTGGCCGGCTCCCTCGTAGCTCTCTACCTCTGGCTAACGATGGCATTGAATGTGGGCGGGGGCTTCAATGAGTTTAACCACGAAACCGGAACGGTCACTATTTTCCGCTGGGGCTTTCCGGGAAAAAATCGCCGCATTGAACTCACTAGCCCCATTACAGATGTCCAAGCCGTTAGGGCCGAGATTAAAGAAGGCGTTAATCCCAAGCGGGCCCTGTATCTAAAGGTCAAACAGAAGCGGGATATTCCCCTCACCCGTGTGGGTCAGCCGATTTCCCTCTCCCAACTGGAAAATCAAGGGGCCGAACTGGCCCGTTTTCTAGGGGTTCCCCTCGAAGGGCTATAA
- a CDS encoding peptidylprolyl isomerase: MVKFKQGWWPLGLAVFLILNLVLGACEQPQATSSPNPTPLTTASADTINMDTYKPRLDGNATVEMIVNGTPILIAIDGKNAPVTAGNFVDLVERGFYNGLSFHRVVREPQPFVVQGGDPLGNGTGGFTDPATKKPRNIPLEIKLIDKDPEKPTPPVYGQGLGQQSGYQNPPVALPHKRGAIAMARSQSPNSASSQFYFALSDDIGFLDGDYAVFGYVTKGMEAIDKIKQGDKIQSAKVIAGAENLKK; this comes from the coding sequence ATGGTCAAATTTAAGCAAGGCTGGTGGCCCCTGGGCCTAGCAGTATTTTTGATACTAAATCTTGTCCTCGGGGCCTGCGAACAACCCCAGGCTACCTCTTCTCCAAACCCTACCCCCCTAACAACGGCTTCGGCCGATACCATCAATATGGATACCTACAAGCCTCGTTTAGATGGCAATGCCACGGTGGAAATGATCGTTAACGGCACACCAATTCTGATTGCAATTGATGGCAAAAATGCCCCCGTCACCGCTGGCAATTTTGTGGATCTGGTGGAAAGGGGTTTCTACAATGGCCTTAGCTTTCACCGGGTTGTTCGCGAACCCCAACCCTTTGTCGTTCAAGGGGGAGACCCCCTCGGCAATGGGACAGGCGGCTTCACCGACCCCGCCACGAAAAAGCCCCGCAATATTCCCCTGGAAATTAAACTGATTGATAAAGACCCGGAAAAACCGACCCCGCCAGTCTATGGCCAGGGCCTGGGGCAGCAATCCGGTTACCAAAATCCGCCGGTGGCTCTTCCCCACAAGCGGGGGGCGATTGCCATGGCCCGTTCCCAATCCCCCAATTCCGCCTCTTCCCAGTTCTACTTTGCCCTCTCCGATGACATTGGCTTTTTGGATGGCGACTACGCCGTTTTTGGCTATGTCACTAAAGGCATGGAGGCCATCGACAAAATTAAGCAAGGGGATAAGATTCAATCGGCAAAAGTCATTGCCGGTGCCGAAAATCTCAAAAAATAG
- the rpmF gene encoding 50S ribosomal protein L32 — protein sequence MAVPKKKTSKAKRDQRRAHWRRQAAKQAQRALSLGKSILTGRSKSFVFPEDEDEDEE from the coding sequence ATGGCAGTCCCTAAGAAGAAAACCTCTAAAGCCAAAAGAGACCAGCGCCGCGCCCATTGGAGACGGCAGGCCGCTAAGCAGGCCCAGCGGGCCCTTTCCCTCGGCAAATCCATTCTCACCGGCCGTTCCAAAAGCTTTGTCTTTCCTGAGGATGAAGACGAAGACGAGGAGTAG
- a CDS encoding glycosyltransferase family 2 protein: MTSPSAIELSVVIPMYNEGSSLEKLFERLLKVLDGLALAYEVLCVNDGSRDNTLMELVRYHQQNPAIKVINLSRNFGKEIALSAGIDFAQGQAVIPIDADLQDPPELIPVLIQKWREGFDVVYATRRTRQGETWFKRRTAEAFYQTIGRMTPIGIPANTGDFRLMNRPVVEALKQLPERTRFMKGLFAWVGYRQTSVLFDREPRFTGKSKWNYWKLWNFALDGIISFSLVPLKVWSYLGLLISLLSLFYASYLVLRTIVLGIDVPGYASLMVAILFLGGVQLISLGVIGEYLGRVYEEVKARPLYLVRDTWGLDTITKS, translated from the coding sequence ATGACCAGCCCTTCTGCTATTGAGCTTTCTGTGGTGATTCCCATGTATAACGAAGGGTCAAGTCTGGAAAAGCTCTTTGAGCGATTACTCAAGGTTCTCGATGGCCTGGCCCTGGCCTATGAAGTGCTGTGCGTTAACGATGGTAGTCGAGACAATACACTAATGGAGTTGGTACGATACCACCAGCAAAATCCTGCCATTAAGGTCATTAACCTTTCCCGTAACTTTGGCAAGGAAATTGCCCTCTCTGCTGGGATTGATTTTGCCCAGGGCCAGGCCGTGATTCCCATTGATGCCGACCTCCAAGACCCTCCGGAACTGATTCCCGTCTTGATCCAGAAATGGCGCGAAGGCTTTGATGTCGTCTATGCCACCCGCCGCACCCGCCAGGGAGAAACCTGGTTTAAACGCAGAACCGCAGAGGCTTTTTACCAGACTATCGGTCGAATGACCCCCATCGGTATCCCGGCTAACACGGGGGATTTTCGCCTGATGAATCGTCCCGTGGTGGAGGCCCTGAAGCAGCTCCCCGAACGCACCCGCTTCATGAAGGGCCTGTTTGCCTGGGTGGGGTATCGTCAGACTTCCGTTTTATTTGACCGGGAGCCTCGATTTACAGGAAAAAGTAAGTGGAATTATTGGAAACTTTGGAATTTTGCCCTAGACGGTATTATTTCCTTTAGTTTAGTCCCCCTCAAAGTATGGAGCTACCTTGGTCTCTTAATTTCTTTGCTATCGCTCTTCTACGCCAGCTATCTCGTGTTGAGAACCATTGTTTTGGGGATTGATGTCCCCGGTTACGCCTCCTTGATGGTGGCGATTTTATTTCTGGGAGGCGTGCAGTTAATCAGTCTGGGGGTGATTGGAGAATACCTGGGCCGAGTTTACGAAGAAGTGAAGGCCCGTCCCCTCTACCTGGTTCGGGATACCTGGGGCCTTGATACAATAACGAAATCTTAA
- a CDS encoding MFS transporter, producing MLVRLFKVFESPKMAALIFLGFASGLPLFLTSQTLQAWMTTEKVDLAAIGLFSLVATPYSFKFLWSPLLDRYVPPFLGRRRGWLLITQLGLILAIAAMGFQNPRDSLNLLAVTALFIAFFSATQDIAADAYRTDILDPPEMGAGVAVFVLGYRIALLTTGSLALILADRMPWPQVYWLMAGLMVIGMVAAWLAPDPEETFQPPETLFAAIVEPFQDFFQRKGLVSGAMILVFIVLYKLGDALANNMSTPFLLQTGFSQTDIGAIKGGMGLVATIVGTLAGGAFLSRLGINRSLWLFGGFQAISNLAYLVLANLGKNYPWMVLTINIENFCAGLGTAAFLAFFMSLCNRQFSATQYALLSSLYAFSQNILIAPAGLLAKLTGWPLFFVISFLAALPGLALLPVFAPWQDRLEPEVIIEPRPGSTDPDCNP from the coding sequence ATGCTAGTCCGTCTATTCAAGGTGTTTGAAAGTCCGAAAATGGCGGCCTTAATTTTTTTAGGTTTTGCGTCCGGTCTTCCCCTCTTTCTCACGAGTCAAACCCTCCAGGCCTGGATGACGACGGAAAAGGTTGATCTAGCGGCCATTGGCCTCTTTAGTTTGGTAGCAACGCCTTATTCTTTTAAGTTTTTGTGGTCTCCCTTGTTGGACCGCTATGTTCCCCCCTTCTTGGGTCGGCGGCGGGGTTGGCTCCTCATTACCCAGTTGGGACTCATCCTGGCCATTGCTGCCATGGGGTTTCAAAATCCAAGGGACTCCCTGAATCTTTTGGCGGTGACGGCACTTTTTATCGCCTTTTTTAGCGCCACCCAGGATATTGCGGCCGATGCCTACCGCACGGATATTCTTGATCCACCGGAAATGGGAGCAGGAGTAGCGGTTTTTGTGTTGGGCTACCGGATAGCTCTATTGACGACGGGTTCTCTGGCCTTAATTTTGGCGGATCGGATGCCCTGGCCCCAGGTCTATTGGCTGATGGCGGGCCTGATGGTCATCGGCATGGTGGCGGCCTGGTTGGCTCCAGATCCGGAGGAGACTTTTCAGCCACCGGAGACCCTCTTTGCGGCTATAGTGGAACCCTTCCAGGATTTCTTCCAGCGCAAGGGCCTGGTCTCTGGGGCCATGATTCTCGTTTTCATCGTGCTATACAAACTCGGCGATGCCCTGGCGAATAATATGTCCACCCCGTTTTTGTTACAAACGGGTTTTAGCCAAACAGATATCGGGGCGATCAAGGGGGGCATGGGTCTAGTGGCGACGATTGTGGGAACCCTGGCCGGCGGGGCCTTCCTCAGCCGTCTAGGCATTAACCGCTCCCTCTGGCTTTTTGGCGGTTTTCAGGCGATTAGTAACTTGGCTTATCTTGTCCTGGCGAATCTGGGCAAAAACTACCCCTGGATGGTGTTGACTATTAATATTGAAAATTTTTGTGCGGGCCTAGGGACAGCGGCCTTTCTGGCTTTTTTTATGAGCCTTTGTAATCGACAATTTTCTGCAACCCAGTACGCTTTGCTCTCTAGTCTCTATGCCTTTAGCCAAAATATTTTAATTGCACCTGCTGGATTACTTGCGAAGTTGACGGGTTGGCCTTTATTTTTTGTGATCAGTTTTCTGGCCGCCCTTCCCGGTCTGGCCCTATTACCCGTCTTCGCTCCCTGGCAGGATAGATTAGAGCCAGAGGTTATCATTGAGCCGCGTCCCGGCTCTACAGATCCGGACTGTAACCCTTAA
- the ndhC gene encoding photosynthetic/respiratory NAD(P)H-quinone oxidoreductase subunit C: MFVLNGYEYFLGFLFICGLVPVLALTASKLLRPSGGGPERQTTYESGMEPIGGAWIQFNIRYYMFALVFVVFDVETVFLYPWAVAFNQLGLLAFVEALIFMAILVVALVYAWRKGALEWS, translated from the coding sequence GTGTTTGTTTTAAATGGTTACGAATATTTTTTAGGGTTTCTTTTTATCTGCGGTTTAGTCCCCGTTCTGGCCCTGACGGCTTCCAAGCTTCTCCGCCCCAGTGGGGGAGGCCCTGAGCGACAAACGACCTATGAATCCGGCATGGAACCCATTGGCGGCGCTTGGATTCAATTCAACATCCGTTACTATATGTTTGCCCTGGTTTTCGTTGTCTTTGATGTAGAAACGGTGTTCTTGTATCCCTGGGCCGTTGCCTTCAATCAACTCGGCCTGTTAGCCTTTGTGGAGGCGCTGATCTTCATGGCCATCTTGGTGGTTGCCCTGGTCTACGCCTGGCGCAAAGGGGCCTTGGAATGGTCTTAA
- the ndhK gene encoding photosynthetic/respiratory NAD(P)H-quinone oxidoreductase subunit K — protein MSPSPVNLSTPDSASAAKILNPISRAQVTQDLSENVILTTVDDLYNWAKLSSLWPLLYGTACCFIEFAALIGSRFDFDRFGLVPRSSPRQADLIITAGTITMKMAPALVRLYEEMPEPKYVIAMGACTITGGMFSSDSTTAVRGVDKLIPVDVYIPGCPPRPEAIFDAIIKLRKKVANESIQERATVTQQTHRYYSTPHSLKSVEPILTGKYLQEPTRQAPPLELTEAMGLPVPPALATSFPAKEQVNRG, from the coding sequence ATGAGTCCCAGTCCTGTCAATCTCTCTACACCCGACTCTGCCTCGGCGGCCAAAATTCTCAATCCCATTAGTCGGGCCCAGGTTACCCAAGACCTCTCGGAAAACGTCATCCTGACCACTGTTGATGACCTCTACAATTGGGCCAAACTATCTAGCCTCTGGCCCCTGCTCTACGGGACTGCCTGTTGCTTTATTGAATTTGCGGCTCTGATTGGTTCTCGCTTTGACTTTGACCGCTTTGGCCTGGTACCCCGCTCTAGCCCCCGCCAAGCGGATTTGATCATTACCGCTGGCACCATCACCATGAAAATGGCCCCGGCTCTCGTGCGTTTGTACGAAGAAATGCCAGAACCGAAATACGTCATTGCCATGGGAGCCTGTACGATCACGGGAGGGATGTTTAGTAGCGACTCCACTACCGCCGTCCGGGGGGTTGACAAGTTAATTCCCGTGGATGTCTATATCCCTGGCTGCCCTCCCCGCCCCGAGGCTATTTTTGATGCCATTATCAAACTCCGTAAGAAAGTCGCCAACGAATCGATCCAGGAGCGGGCAACGGTGACGCAACAAACCCACCGCTACTACAGTACGCCCCACTCCCTCAAGTCGGTAGAGCCTATCCTGACCGGTAAGTATTTGCAGGAGCCAACCCGGCAAGCACCACCGCTTGAATTAACCGAGGCCATGGGCCTGCCCGTTCCCCCCGCCTTAGCAACCTCATTCCCCGCAAAGGAGCAAGTCAACCGTGGCTGA
- a CDS encoding NAD(P)H-quinone oxidoreductase subunit J, with amino-acid sequence MAEEQSLPNSPEATTTIVQAGPVSTWLSENGFAHDSLAVDHLGVEILRVEPELLLPLATALYAYGFNYLQCQGAYDEGPGQALVSFYHLIKVGDDSRHPEEVRLKVFLPRNNPRLPSVYWIWRGADWQERECYDMFGIVYEGHPGLKRILMPEDWIGWPLRKDYISPDFYELQDAY; translated from the coding sequence GTGGCTGAAGAACAATCTCTCCCTAATTCTCCGGAGGCAACCACTACCATCGTCCAGGCCGGCCCCGTATCCACTTGGTTAAGCGAGAACGGCTTTGCCCACGATAGCCTGGCGGTGGATCATTTAGGCGTCGAAATCCTGCGGGTCGAACCGGAACTCCTGCTGCCCCTGGCAACGGCCCTCTACGCCTACGGTTTCAACTACCTCCAATGCCAAGGGGCCTACGATGAAGGGCCCGGCCAAGCACTCGTCAGCTTTTACCATCTGATCAAGGTGGGAGATGATAGTCGTCACCCCGAGGAAGTGCGCCTCAAGGTTTTCTTGCCCCGCAACAATCCCCGACTCCCCTCGGTCTACTGGATCTGGCGAGGTGCCGATTGGCAGGAACGGGAATGCTACGACATGTTCGGCATTGTCTATGAGGGCCATCCCGGTCTGAAGCGCATTCTCATGCCTGAAGATTGGATTGGCTGGCCCCTGCGGAAGGACTATATTTCCCCCGATTTTTACGAACTCCAGGATGCCTATTAG
- a CDS encoding pyridoxine 5'-phosphate synthase: MLTLGVNIDHVATLRQARRTVEPDPVTAALLAELAGADGITAHLREDRRHIQERDIHLLRQTVRTHLNLEMAATPEMLAIALAVKPDYVTLVPEKREEVTTEGGLDVAGNLERLQRMVYDLQSAKIPVSLFIDPEPQQIEAAAKVEAKFIELHTGRYADAPTAEDQAQELGALQQSCDQALSLGLRINAGHGLTYWNVYDVACLPGVEELNIGHSIISRAVLVGLERAVREMKLAMLGQVAP, translated from the coding sequence GTGTTAACCTTGGGCGTCAATATCGATCATGTGGCCACCCTGCGTCAGGCCCGTCGCACCGTCGAACCCGATCCGGTCACAGCGGCCCTCCTGGCAGAATTAGCCGGGGCCGATGGCATTACGGCCCATCTACGGGAAGACCGTCGCCATATTCAAGAACGGGATATTCACCTGCTCCGGCAAACCGTGCGGACTCACCTCAATCTGGAAATGGCTGCAACCCCGGAAATGTTAGCTATTGCCCTGGCGGTCAAACCAGATTATGTCACCCTCGTCCCCGAAAAACGTGAGGAAGTGACCACCGAAGGGGGCCTAGATGTTGCAGGAAATCTAGAGCGTTTGCAACGAATGGTGTATGATCTCCAGTCGGCCAAAATTCCTGTTAGTCTCTTCATTGACCCCGAACCCCAACAGATTGAAGCGGCGGCGAAAGTCGAGGCCAAGTTCATTGAACTACACACGGGGCGTTATGCCGATGCCCCCACAGCAGAAGACCAGGCCCAGGAATTGGGCGCACTTCAGCAAAGTTGTGACCAGGCCCTGAGCTTAGGACTGCGCATTAATGCCGGTCATGGCCTCACCTACTGGAATGTCTATGATGTCGCCTGTTTACCAGGGGTCGAGGAACTCAATATTGGTCATAGCATTATTAGCCGGGCTGTCTTAGTGGGCCTAGAACGAGCGGTAAGGGAAATGAAACTCGCCATGCTGGGTCAAGTCGCTCCCTGA
- a CDS encoding MgPME-cyclase complex family protein gives MATYYYVLASQRFLLEEEPFEEVLKERTRDYQEKNKEIDFWLVKQPAFLAAPEMQALKAQVPPQNVAVISTNKSFIVWLKLRLEYVLTGEFQAPSASIPDPLASLEAVA, from the coding sequence ATGGCAACTTACTACTACGTCCTGGCGAGTCAACGATTTTTGCTTGAAGAAGAACCCTTTGAGGAAGTCCTGAAGGAACGGACGCGGGACTATCAAGAAAAAAATAAAGAAATTGATTTTTGGCTTGTTAAACAACCGGCTTTTCTAGCAGCTCCGGAAATGCAGGCCCTCAAGGCCCAAGTTCCCCCCCAGAACGTGGCGGTGATCTCCACCAATAAATCCTTTATTGTCTGGCTAAAATTACGCCTAGAGTATGTACTCACTGGCGAATTCCAGGCCCCTTCGGCCAGTATTCCCGACCCTCTGGCGTCCCTAGAAGCCGTTGCCTAA
- a CDS encoding 2Fe-2S iron-sulfur cluster-binding protein produces MTVTVHFLPDDIQIEAEVGEPLLTVAERAGVFIPTGCLMGSCHACEVELGDGTPVCACLSAVPIGVKTLEITLYSDPVW; encoded by the coding sequence ATGACCGTGACGGTTCATTTTTTACCTGATGACATCCAGATCGAAGCAGAAGTGGGAGAACCCCTGCTAACCGTGGCGGAACGGGCCGGCGTATTTATCCCCACTGGTTGTTTAATGGGGTCGTGCCATGCCTGTGAAGTAGAGTTGGGGGATGGCACCCCTGTTTGTGCTTGCCTTAGCGCTGTCCCTATCGGAGTCAAAACCCTGGAAATTACGCTCTACAGCGACCCCGTTTGGTAA